Part of the Cyprinus carpio isolate SPL01 chromosome A12, ASM1834038v1, whole genome shotgun sequence genome, ttgaatctatctatctatccatccatctatccatccatctgtctatccatctatctatctatctatctatctatctatctatctatctatccatctatctgaatctatctatctatctatctatccatccatccatccatccatccatccatccatccatccatccatccatccatccatctccatctatctatctatctatctatctatctatctatctatctatctatctatctatctatctatctatctatctatctatctatcttatccatccatctatcttatccatctatctatctatctatctatctatctatctatctatctatctatctatctatctatctatctatctatctatctatctatctatctatctatctacctatctacctgtctatctgtctatctgtctgtctgtctgtctatctatctatctatctatctatccatccatccatccataaatcaaaaaaaaaataaatctatctatcatcagTGGCTATTACTAAAATAccactttaaatatattatttttgtatatactaTTTAATTGTGCTTCTACCCTTACAAAAATGtaccataatttaaaaaaaaaagaaagaaagaaacaaagaaagaaaaaaaggtaatttaatatgggatcttatttatttatttatttatgtacgtatgcatgtatttatttatttatttactagtaatacaatatttttaaagacAATATTGTCACTTTTTGTAAGCGTTTACATTTCTGGTTCATCTTTTTAAttggttaaatgtaaatatatagaaaataagtattttagaGACTTAACTGTTTTCTCCTAGTATGATTGTATTATACTGAGATCTTATATCTCCTTTAATAGATTATATTTCTGCATTATTTCTAAGTCCAGAATTCACAATCAAACAAGATTATTAGAGAGAAGATGGCACTGAGAGTAGCAACATGCTGTGAGGTTTTTCCCAAAGGTTTTataattatcaaaacatttttaaataatgcactGCAACGTCCTTATTGTAAAAGATGCTCATGGGAACTGCTTTTCTGAAGAGAATGGAGCCAGTGTAGTGTGTGATGTGACGACATGCTTGAACATCCAGAGAGATGTTTTAACAAACTCATCATGATTTCTCTGGTCAGTACATCTATGAGGTCAGCAGGGGTCAAACACAAGCATTGTTCCACAGTAAAAGTCCACCCAGTGGTGATCCAGCAGGATGTTCCAGAATCAGCTTTAGAGAGAAAACCACTGCGGCACACAGCAAACACAGGACACAGGTACAGGTACAGTCTGTTTAACCTCTCAAGCTTTGGAAGTAGATTGCTTTAACCAAAGAGAAGCAGAACATATTTCGAAACATATATGATTTCTATTTCGATTGAAAATTATTCTATTAATGTTGAACCTCTCAACTAGCTTTTCAACTAGATTAACCACCACTTCAACACAAACAGAGTGACTGAATGATTGGCatatatgtgtgtaaaattaataaacatagatttttaaaaaacatttttttataatcttaacAGATATACTAGATTTTTGTACCcattttcaaactgaaaatgATTCTATTAATGTTTCATCTCTTAACTAGCTTTTTAACTAGATTaaccactgctttaaaaaaaagtgattggtATATTGTGGTGGATACATCCCATGttaaattattatgtatttactttgactttatttatttacaaccatttatttatttatttatgtacaaccacaatacaattaaaatgtgaaaaaagtaaaaaaaaaaaatataaaaataataataataacaataaaattataaaaaatagcaaaaaagtgaaaatataatataaaatagaaattaaaattctaaaaaaaaatactattcaaatctatttaattttaaacgGATTATTTTGTTAATGTAGAAATGGCTCTCCTTCAAAAATCTGAAATGGTTGAGTTTGAAGTTGTTTACAGATATGTGCatgttttattcaaagtgacacaTTATATGATGCTAACATGCACAAATGGGTAAACAGCTAAAAATGCTAACAATTAAAACAGaagtatattgaaaatataaaatatacaggcCAAAGCATTTTAAGTTGTTTAGGGTCAATTTTTGCATTTCTTAAAGAAGTTAAATGGATGcacaattcatttaattattaattgtgcATCCTGTGTCAATGGATgcacaattaataatttaaaataaatgttagttgCAGTTATTATTTACTACAGCataataattatttactaataactaatattataataaaacatatttaataagtaatgtgaagtaatgtaataatttagtacatattataatttagttattaatttatttgtaatatatatataatatatatatatatatatatatatatatatatatatatatatatattatatatatatatatatatatatatatatatatatatatataatgtataaatataaaaggatataggcaaacatattttacataagaCATAAACTAATAATTGTGTTGACAAGCAGATGTTATCAGATATTATTAGGTTCATGATgtctttgcatgtgtgtgtgctcttgCAGGAAGTGGCTGTCCGTGGCTCACACCAGTGACTTCCTGTGCACGAGTAACAGAGGCCACTGAACGCACCAATCACTCGTCAGATCAAACAGGAGCCCAACAGGATGGCGCAGGCCGTGGCCAACGTGGCCCGGAGGATCAACAGCACCGTGGAGGAGCAGAAAAAATAACCACTGTGCGCAAAAAACACACCCTCTCAGACACACAcctacactttttttattattcagcacaCCATCACAACATGCACAACATTATTTTATACTGAATGCTGATTGCAAGGTTAGAATTGTAGccagtgacagaagaaaatgcaaacatgaggCAAACAGGCAAACATCTGTGGGTGTTTTACTGCATCCAAACAGTgcaaaaaatgacagattttgtggaaaaaaagcctatatttataaagttatttttatgtaaagttcTTTGAAATTAAACTGAATATTTTAACCTATCTTTCCACTCTTCTGCAgattgaaatttaaattatacaCGTTGAATACAAATTGTTtggcattaaaaattaaacttttattgcatttgttattttaataattgaattaaagctatatatacacacacatatattatagatttttttttttacatgtaattattttttttttttagcccttatttttttaaagcaaacaaaactattttaagtattttattagtatgagtattttaacatattttttccaCTCATTTGCAGGttgtaatttaaattatacattttgaatacaatttaaaattattaaaaaatataacaagtattaaaaattaaacttttgatTGCATAAAGCTAtttgtgaataaatgaataaataaaattaatttattttttaaattatttttaattctttattttttgaaaaaaaaaaaaaaaaaaaaaattaggtaatACTAAGCCTTTCTTCTCAAGATGCAGGTCTGTGTAATTGTAAAatcaataatgaatgaataaatactcTTCCtcgtttttattgttattgattaGTTTCAGTTTGTGTTCAGTAGATGGTGCTATTGTTCTGAGAAGCTGCTCTTAATCACATATTCGCTTGATTTTGACAATTTCCCAATTCATTTATCAAGTGTCATTTTctttaaatcagcatatcagtCATTTAATGCCAAGAGTAAGTTTCCTAAATCTAAATGCAATCAGCGGCATTGTGAAGCCAACACTCTgattatccacacacacacacacacacacacacacacacacacacacacacacacacacacacacacctcaagaGCCTctaaattactgttttaattctGTCCATCAGTCTGATGGTGTTCGGTGTGATTTTCTGAGTGATTGCACAGTGGGAGCTTGTTGATATACAGAGGCGACGGCTCCCTGAACAACACAATCTCTTAATTACAGCACTCATATTAACAGACTGATTTCACCTCTGAGTCAGTCTGAATCAACTCTGTGTTCTGCCTCAGATCTGTCCGACTGTGGCCTCGTTAGTTTCCCTGACGGTGTCTTCAAAATGATCCGCAGCTGCACAGACAACATCCAGAAAATCTCTCTGGCCAACAACCAGATCAAAGCCTTGAGCAACAAGTTCTTCCTCACGTTTACTCAGTTAAGAGGTAAGAGAAGAAGCTTCAGTGTGTGTCTAGAGCAGCAAGCAGTGTGACAAATCACTGTATATCACATTAGCAATATATTTCAGCATATACTGCAGTTATTATTgctggaaattaaaataaaataaaataaaatacaatatatacagtacagaccaaaagtttggaaacattactatttttaatgtttttgaaagaagtttcttctgctcatcaagcctgcatttatttgatcaaaatacagacaaaaaaatgtaaattgtgatataattattacaatttaaaataattgcttttttaaatttattataatttaaattatcattttatttctgtgatgcaaagctgaatttttaagatcatcattatcacatgatcctttagaaatcattctaatatgatgattcattatcaaagttggaaacagttctgctgcttaatattttttcagaacatgtgatacttttttaggatactttgatgaataaaaagtaaaaaaaaaaaaaaaaaaaaaaaagctatgttttttaaaatataaatatttttgtaataacaatatacactactggtcagtaatttttttttcttttttttttttttaaataaaatcaatacttttattcagcaaggatgtgtttaaattgataaaaagtgatagtaaagaaaaatatattattagaatatatattattagaattttttttttattttgaataaatgcagttctttttaaaacttttatatcatcaaatatattagacagcagaaactgtttccaacactcataataaatcagaatattagaatgatttctaaatgatcatgtgatagactggatgttacatgtgacactgaaggctggagtaatgatggctgaaaattcagctttgcatcacaggaataaattatttttttaaaagtatattcaaatagaaaactattattttaagttgtaataatatttcacacatattactgtttttttctgtattttgatcaaataaatgcaggcttgatgagcagaagagacttctttcaaaaacacattaaaatagtaatgttttccaaacttttgggtctgtactgtatatatatgtggatTTGGCACATTTATCTAGTTATTTAAATACTCCACAAATTAAAAAGTGCTTCATTTTCaacatgattaattaattatttttttatcttaatggACACAAAAATCAAAAGTTTAGATGATttcatatcaaatgttaaaaaacttaaaaagggGTCAGTagaagatatattttaaaattaattcatacttttattcagcaaggatgcattaaatgtatcaaaagtggcagtaaatatgtttaaaatgttacaaaatttatctttcaaataaatgctgttcttctgaactttctattcatctgtgaatcctgaaaattaaaatgcatcacggtttccacaaaaatattgtgcagcacaactgtgttcaacactgataataatcagaaatgtttctcgagcagcaaatccaTCAtattatgaatgatttctgaagatcatgtgacactgaagaagactggagtaatgatgctgaaaatacagctgcgcatcacagaaataaattacactttaacacatattcacatagaaaacagctgttttacattataataataaacaaaaacattaatccacatttgatcaagtaaatgcagccttggcaaacATCTAAGCATAGATGGTTTTATATAagcataaacaaaaatatttgaaaatgtattgcaAAATATGAATCAAATCAAACATAAGTTATTTCAGAGTGACTGACTTAGTTGCATCATACACTGTGCCTCATGGGAGATCCAGGCAGATACACAGACTACATTATAAGCACATATCAATGGTTTCTCCTCGCTGCAGAGGTGAATCTGCAGGGGAACGTCCTCACAACGCTGCCGGAGGCGATCGCAAACATGCAGCACTTGATCAGCATCGATCTCTCCAGAAACAAGCTGAGGGTTTTCCCTGAGCACCTGATGGATGTGAGCAGCCTCCAGCACATCAGCGTGGAGGGGAACCAGATCACAGGTGACCACACGCAGTAACTAGATGTGTTTTTAACTAATACTTCTCCTTGACATGATATGAAGAGTCATTCTGTTTCCAGAATAGTTTGAGTATTGTGATTGGTGTTATTCCAAAACTGCATGACTTTCATGGCGGTTTAGTAGAGTGTTCAGTCTGCTgcagtgttgttttaatattacttatacagtattgtagaatttattaatatttttagctttaaaatattattattagcattactattgtgttcatttgaaattttagtaattttgttaaatgctacattttttgtcatttttattattgtttaaaaatatttctatagtgctttaattagttttgtttaattaataattttagtagttcagcttatatattttatttctgttagttgCCAAGGCCACATTTCTAATTTTCGCTTAAGTtattcatgacattttttttttaataaaataacataaaattattatattattaaaacataaaattcatttatattttattttagctttatttcattcatcaaaatttatttttattagttttaatttgagtttgttaacaataacaaaactgatCCGCTTTTTTGAAAGTGTGCTTTCATGTTTcgaaaaagaccaaaaaaaacaccataaaatcataaaactagACTTCTGTTATGACATGTTCAGGGTGATAAGTATAAATACATGTTCTTTGATGTGCAGAATGTCTGCTTCTGCTTTTCATACATCTCCTGTTGTCATGTTTAAAATGAcacgagagtgagtaaataatgacagaatgtttatttttgggtgaattctCTCTTTAATTACAATCCAAACTAAGTGAAACGAGCTTGAATTGCTCTAGCAGTGATACACACTATAACAAGGTGAAAGGCTAATTAACTCTCATTAGGCCTGTCCTTCATTCTGAGCCTTTAAGAGAAAACTGATGGACAGTTCGGCACTGCTTCCCTGAAATCACATGTTTATGTAACACACGAATGCATCTACTTTATGTGAGATCTGTATGACGCTGTTTTGGTTTttagaggcacacacacacacacacacacacacacacacacacacacacacacacacacacacacacaaatacacactctctcacacacagacacacaaacacacattatgcatgatagtgttcattaaaacacacacacactcacattcgcacacacacacacaatgcatgagtgttcattataatgcacagctctcacacagacacacacacacacactctctcacactcacacacagacacacagctctcacacacacactcacagagacacaaacacacacacacacacacacacacaatgcatgatagtgttcattataatgcacagctctcacacacactctcgcacacagacagacacacacacacacacacacacacacacacacagacgcacgcacacacacacactctctcatactcacacagagacacacacacacacacacacacacactctcatgcaCATCCATCTTAAGGCAGGGAATCCCAAACTTTTGTGACAGCCAAaccgcacacactcacacaacacacacacgctcacacacacacacacacacacacacactctcacacacagacacacacacacacactctctcacactcacacacagacagacacacacacacacacacacacacactctcacactcacacacagacacacactctcacacacagacacacacacacacacacactcactctcacacacacacacactctctcacactcacacacagacagacagacacacacacacacacacacacacacacacacacacacacactctcacactcacacaatgCATGATAGTGTTCATTATAACAcacagctctcacacacacacacacacacacacacacactgacttacacagacacacacacacacacacacacacacacacacacactctctctcacactcagacacacacacacacacacacacacacacacacactctcactctctctctcacacacacacacacacacacaaaaacacacaaacacgcacacacggacacacacacacacacacacacacacacacacacactcacacacacaatgcatgATAGTGTTCATTATAACGcacagctctcacacacacacacacacacagacacactctctcacactcacacacacacacacacagacacacacacacactctctcacacacacacacacacacacagacacacacacacactctctctctctcacacacacacacacattgttgaTTAAGAGGATACTTACTTCTTGGGAGATGCATGATAGTGTTCATTAAAACACACAGCATGAGACAGAGCAACGAGATCTGAGAAATATGGCAGAGTAGTGTGCAAACACATGAAAACATCAATGCTAATGGATGAATCTCAGGAGCATGTGGGTCACACTTCACCTCTAAATCACacattaatttgttaaattaacaaattaaatttgacaaTTTATTTTAGGCCCAATTAACATCTTTTGCATGTGTGATATTATTCTCATGATCATTAAACACATTTCTCCTCAAATTATCAGTAAGTATTCAAAGAAAATAATTAGAtgcttaattttaacattttttgtaattctcAAAATTCTTTTGAGATCCTAATTcctagttaactaaaattaaaatcttgaCACTCTCAGAGAGGTTTAGATCACTTAGGTTAAGATATTAAAGAGGTTTTAATAATACATCTATTATTACTTCAATGCTGTCAACACAATTTAAACCCACACAGTGCTTCTGGatctattaaaaatgtacagtacagtgaaagtgtttttgcctccttcctgttttttttatattttttgcatatttgtaacacttaaaaaattcagatcatcaaaaaaaaaaaattaatattacacaaagataatgcaagtaaatacaaaatgcagtttttaaatgatgattttatttattaaggggaaaaagatgtccaaacctacctggccctgtgtgaaaattaattgcccccttcctgttaaatcatgaaagaactgtgattaactacattattttagaaagctgaggtAAATTTTACTAGCCACATCAAGGCATGATTACTGCCAggcctgttgaatcaagaaatcacttaaatagaacctgtctgacaaaggcaagcatgcttaaagagcaaaacATCACGCCACGATCTAAATAAATTCAACAAAAGAGTATGagtaacaaaatagttgacatgtatcagtctggaaagggttataaagccatttctaaggctttgggactccagcaaaccatGGTCAGAGAGCCATTATCCATAAatagagaaaacttggaacagtggtgaaccttcccaggagtgtgCGGcctaacaaaattactttaagagcacaacgacgactcatccaggaggtcatagaagaacccagaacaacatctgaaGAACTGCAGGCTTCACTCGcatcaattaaggtcagtgttcatgattcaacaaggCAAAAttcattgctgaccaaaaagaacacaaagactcgtctcacatttgccaaaaaatatcttgatgatccccaagacttttaggcaaatattctgtggactgatgtgacaaaagtttaactttttggaaggtgtgtcccattacatctggcgtaaaagcaacacagcatttcataaaaagaacatcataccaacagtcaaacatggtggtggtagtgtgatggtctggggctgctttgcagcttcaggacctggacgacttgccataattaatggaaccatgaattctgcactctgtcagaaaatcctgaaggagaatgtccagccatcagtttgtgacctcaggctcaagcgcacttgggttctTCAGCAacacaatgatcccaaacacaccagcaagcccACTTCCGAATggttcaagaaaaacaaaattaaggttttggagtggccaagtcaaagtccagacttaaatccgattaagatgctgtggcatgaccttaaatgGTCCATTCatgctccaatgtggctgaattaaaacaattctgcaaagaagagcggtccaaaattcctccacagcgatgtgaaagacttaTTGCCAGTTATTGCTTCAAAGGGTGTCACAAGCAGTTATTAGaattagggggcaattactttttcacgtagtgccaggcaggtttggacagcttttttcctttaataaattaaataattatttcaaaactgcattttgtatttactcagattatcttgtgtaatattaaaatttgtttgatgatctgaatcattcaagagtgacaaatatgcaaaaaattaaaacttttccaCACAACTGTATGTTTGAATTAATACtagatttgaaatgtttttgaaagaagtctcttctgctcactggctgcatttatttgatcaaaaataaagtaaaaattgtgaaatattattataatctaaaacagctgttttctatgtgaatctctgttaaactgtaatgtatttctgtgatgtgcagctgtattttcagcatcattactccagtcttcagtgtcacatgatcttcagaaatcattctaatatgatgatttgctgctcgagaaacaaacatttctgattattatcaatgttgaacacagttgtgctgcacaatatttttgtggaaaactgtgatacattttatttttcaggattcacagatgaatagaaagttcaaaagaacagcgtttatttgaaatagaaatcttttctaacattataaagtctgtactgtcacttttgatctctTCCCAGCTAGTATGTgatgtgtatttaaaatgcaaattgctTATTTAGAGCTAGTAATGTATTTCATACAGCTTTACAGTAGCAGCAGATATAACTGAACCAGGAACAGAACATCTCCAATTTCAATATCAATTCACAAACACGTCCATAATACTTCATATGAATGAAACCCAGAGCATCATTTCCATGACAATGTTTTTGCTTTGTGATTATCTGACGGCTACAGAAGATGAAAGCATCTTTTAGAGCGGAGTAACAATTTCACATAAGTGCGGTTCGTCTcaatacatcataataatatcaaCAAGCAACACAGTGGAAAACAGCATATGCTAAACACACAGAGAAGCACATCACGCTCTCATTCCAGGCTTCCTTTCAGATCTCAGGGCATCAGCTTTTAAAGCAGAAGTGGGTCATTTTTGCTTCACGAGTGTCACTtaacacaattacaaaataatgagTGTTTTCCAACAGGTTTCCTTAACAGTCACTGGTTAgtcaaacagatagtcccgcccccaaactcacgtGATTGGCTGAGTCGGGCCtctcaaacaaacagatcagAGTCACAGTGGTTTACTCTTTTGGACATAAAATTATCAGTGATAAGCCAGAAACTAATTGAAAATTCACTGTTTTAAGAGTTGTATAAAACATCaggaatttaataataaaaattgcaattttcAAGAGAAACGTGGAAATTAATATGGCTTTAACCTACCTCGTTTACTTATAATCAGCACTTGATTACGTCTGAGCAGCACGTGTTCTGGCTTGTTTTGAGAGGCACAGTGTTGTGGGCGTGTCTCTGGTCACTTGATTGATTAGGCTCCTCCCACTCCCATTCTACACCAATAGGAACACAGGAGCACTCATTATGTGCAGCTGCATTGCATCCATGCCTTTGAGTAGATGCTTTCATTCATTTCTTAACTGCATTTAAGGCACAGGATACATTTTAAGCATTTCTGTCTCCTCTGGAATtcgctttctttcttttttcctctgtgtGGTAATTTGATCCTTTGATCTCGCACCTCTTCTCTGTTTGTTTTAGTTCACAGCCTCTTTTGAGCTTtaagtctgtgtttgtttttttttgcctacaCAACCTTTAAAGTGTTTGTGAGATTTGATGAGTCAGAAACATGTGATCATtgtttcatgtaaaataaaaacggcaacactttacaataaggtttcatttcgTTAGTTCATAATGTAGTTAACCaatgaaaatacttttaaagcatgTAATTATCTAAATACTGCATTGACAAATGTTTATTGAAAGTGTTACTGTAagaactctaaaaaaaaaaatacaatttcatagaCGTGAGCTGACatgaaataacaatttaaatttataaactaacaacactaaaaaaaataaataaatacatcaaaaaaaaaatacatattgacaAATGTTTATTGAAAGTGTTACTGTAAGAACTctctaaaaaataattcagtgcatctatataaatatatatatatatatatatatatatatatatatatgtgtgtgtgtgtgtgtgtttatgtttattataataaatatgtatatataaattatagatttCGTCGGTATAATCAAAGTCCAAAACAGCATTAtacaccattgactttcattgtatgcacaaaaatattagtatttctatattatagtatttgtttttttagtatttagttcccagcatgcattgcatagGACTACATAAgcgtatacatttttaaaataagcattattttatttgttttttagtgaAGGGAAATACCTGATagcattatttttaaagtgtaataaacaTGAGATTTAATACTGCAAATACTGTTtgctaaatgcattaaaaccAATGTTGCAATCTAATCTGATCTGTACTGTGGTATCTGATCTCTGTATAACTTTCATAATGAAAGAAACTTTTGTCCAACTTTGGTAAGAGCAACATTTCTCCAGACCTGAAGGGCCAGTGCTGCACAGGtctgatgtctctctctctctctctctctctctctctcagagctgCCGATGGAGAAGCTGTGTCTGATGCCTGCTCTGAAGAGTCTGGATGTGCGCAGTAACCCGCTGACGCCGGAGGCCACGTCTTTCCCGCATCACTTCACTCTCCTGACGTAAACACATGATAAAGAACATGAGCAGCGGTGCTTCTGTCTCTCCCTGATGCTGCCGCTTGGTTTCCATGCACTGGACCACATGATGTGCCTCAGAatctttcaataaaatatttattcaatcaTGCAAACGACATTTGCTTTCATTCTCCACATCAAAAGCACATGCTGCTGCTGTATGACTCAATCTGTGATGGTAAATTACACCTGAATTCTAATAGAAATTCAAAAGGTACTAAAACTCAAGTAAAATTGTCCTTCGTAACACCAATAGTTTTCAATGTTCAATATTTAATGCTGTGTTCACGTCGTGTCAGAATTACCGTAATTACAGCTCTGAGATCCCGCTCTGAACCTCCTCACACTCACAGATTGTTTGTTTCTCTGGAAAC contains:
- the LOC122147116 gene encoding leucine-rich repeat-containing protein 20-like; amino-acid sequence: MAQAVANVARRINSTVEEQKKSSDLSDCGLVSFPDGVFKMIRSCTDNIQKISLANNQIKALSNKFFLTFTQLREVNLQGNVLTTLPEAIANMQHLISIDLSRNKLRVFPEHLMDVSSLQHISVEGNQITELPMEKLCLMPALKSLDVRSNPLTPEATSFPHHFTLLT